A single region of the Kwoniella botswanensis chromosome 1, complete sequence genome encodes:
- a CDS encoding ATP synthase F1, delta subunit, producing the protein MASAMRSVLSRGYATASAVKAPIQLNSLTGTYATSTYLAALKKSPKDLESLAKDIEAFDKKIKEDAKVSAFIQNPTLSASERTKALSSVVPSGSSPILLNLLTVLSENGRLSSAPKVFADFGSLISAYRGELEVVVTSAEPLDNKALNRIDKALQGTEIAKGKTLKVVNRVNPSVLGGLLVDFGDKSIDLSASSKVNRFNTALTRE; encoded by the exons ATGGCTTCCGCAATGAGGTCTGTCCTCTCAAGAGGTTACGCAACCGCTTCAGCTGTCAAA GCTCCCATCCAACTCAACTCCCTCACTGGTACTTATGCCACCTCGACCTACCTCGCTGCTTTGAAGAAGTCTCCCAAGGATTTGGAAAGTTTAGCAAAGGATATTGAGGCTTTcgacaagaagatcaaggaagaTGCCAAGGTATCTGCTTTCATCC AAAACCCCACTCTCTCAGCTTCCGAACGAACCAAAGCTCTCTCCTCAGTCGTTCCTTCCGGCTCTTCacccatcctcctcaacctccttaCCGTTTTATCCGAGAACGGTCGACTCTCATCCGCTCCCAAGGTATTCGCAGATTTCGGTTCTCTCATCTCTGCTTACCGTGGTGAACTCGAGGTTGTCGTCACCTCTGCTGAACCATTAGATAACAAGGCGCTCAACAGGATTGACAAGGCTTTGCAAGGTACGGAGATCGCTAAGGGAAAGACTTTGAAGGTTGTTAACCGG GTCAACCCATCAGTCCTTGGTGGTCTCCTCGTTGACTTCGGAGAcaaatcgatcgatctctcagcttcttccaaagtCAACAGATTCAACACTGCTCTTACCCGTGAGTAA